One genomic window of Dermacentor andersoni chromosome 8, qqDerAnde1_hic_scaffold, whole genome shotgun sequence includes the following:
- the LOC126525738 gene encoding ankyrin repeat domain-containing protein 54-like isoform X1: MSGTDSGIETGSESNGSTSMSVGSPPRLNADNDQVEPQDEEVGEPSAPFFRSVQPLAVQCLGTMATESSASLHGHGTMEDSGSSSPRAWLGKIRMQHRRAYRWRHLPGNCSAFRNIIGERKLRIAAITNQIPLVRRLLETGVNPCAADERSRTALHFAACKGHLEIIKMLLEHGADPNQRDIVGNTPLHLAVCTSHTEVITHLLKAGTDVNSLDNSGRTPLHLAQSKLRVLKVDVSKSSENVKQEVMNVIEMLQVYLQRSGKPAESDLLGAFSTRLRLHQTRQEVDNDVQDLLSSLAHLSLHKT; encoded by the exons ATGTCCGGCACCGATTCTGGCATTGAGACTGGAAGCGAAAGCAACGGCAGCACATCGATGTCGGTCGGTTCTCCGCCAAGGCTGAACGCCGACAAC GACCAGGTCGAGCCGCAGGATGAAGAAGTAGGCGAGCCGTCCGCTCCTTTCTTCCGCAGCGTCCAGCCCTTGGCCGTGCAGTGCCTTGGCACCATGGCAACGGAGTCATCGGCCTCGCTGCACGGTCATGGCACCATGGAAGACAGTGGCTCGTCTTCGCCGCGTGCTTGGCTCGGCAAGATACGCATGCAGCACAGGCGTGCCTACAGGTGGCGTCACTTACCAGGCAACTGCTCCGCCTTCAGGAACATCATCG GTGAGCGCAAGCTACGCATAGCAGCCATCACAAACCAGATCCCACTAG TGCGCCGTCTCCTGGAAACCGGTGTAAATCCGTGTGCTGCCGACGAACGTTCCCGCACTGCTTTGCACTTTGCGGCTTGCAAGGGTCACCTGGAAATAA TCAAAATGCTCCTAGAGCACGGCGCCGACCCAAACCAGAGGGACATCGTTGGCAACACTCCACTCCACCTTG CTGTTTGCACAAGTCATACAGAGGTTATCACGCACCTGCTGAAAGCGG gaACCGACGTGAACTCGCTGGACAACTCGGGTCGCACACCACTGCACCTGGCCCAGTCCAAGCTGCGCGTCCTGAAGGTGGACGTCTCAAAGTCATCGGAGAATGTCAAGCAGGAAGTCATGAAT GTGATCGAAATGCTGCAAGTCTACCTCCAGCGGAGTGGCAAGCCGGCGGAGAGCGACCTGCTGGGTGCCTTTTCCACCAGACTGCGCCTGCACCAGACGCGGCAGGAG GTCGACAATGACGTACAAGATCTGCTGTCCAGCTTAGCACACCTAAGCCTTCACAAGACCTGA
- the LOC126525738 gene encoding ankyrin repeat domain-containing protein 54-like isoform X2, whose protein sequence is MSGTDSGIETGSESNGSTSMSVGSPPRLNADNDQVEPQDEEVGEPSAPFFRSVQPLAVQCLGTMATESSASLHGHGTMEDSGSSSPRAWLGKIRMQHRRAYRWRHLPGNCSAFRNIIGERKLRIAAITNQIPLVRRLLETGVNPCAADERSRTALHFAACKGHLEIIKMLLEHGADPNQRDIVGNTPLHLGTDVNSLDNSGRTPLHLAQSKLRVLKVDVSKSSENVKQEVMNVIEMLQVYLQRSGKPAESDLLGAFSTRLRLHQTRQEVDNDVQDLLSSLAHLSLHKT, encoded by the exons ATGTCCGGCACCGATTCTGGCATTGAGACTGGAAGCGAAAGCAACGGCAGCACATCGATGTCGGTCGGTTCTCCGCCAAGGCTGAACGCCGACAAC GACCAGGTCGAGCCGCAGGATGAAGAAGTAGGCGAGCCGTCCGCTCCTTTCTTCCGCAGCGTCCAGCCCTTGGCCGTGCAGTGCCTTGGCACCATGGCAACGGAGTCATCGGCCTCGCTGCACGGTCATGGCACCATGGAAGACAGTGGCTCGTCTTCGCCGCGTGCTTGGCTCGGCAAGATACGCATGCAGCACAGGCGTGCCTACAGGTGGCGTCACTTACCAGGCAACTGCTCCGCCTTCAGGAACATCATCG GTGAGCGCAAGCTACGCATAGCAGCCATCACAAACCAGATCCCACTAG TGCGCCGTCTCCTGGAAACCGGTGTAAATCCGTGTGCTGCCGACGAACGTTCCCGCACTGCTTTGCACTTTGCGGCTTGCAAGGGTCACCTGGAAATAA TCAAAATGCTCCTAGAGCACGGCGCCGACCCAAACCAGAGGGACATCGTTGGCAACACTCCACTCCACCTTG gaACCGACGTGAACTCGCTGGACAACTCGGGTCGCACACCACTGCACCTGGCCCAGTCCAAGCTGCGCGTCCTGAAGGTGGACGTCTCAAAGTCATCGGAGAATGTCAAGCAGGAAGTCATGAAT GTGATCGAAATGCTGCAAGTCTACCTCCAGCGGAGTGGCAAGCCGGCGGAGAGCGACCTGCTGGGTGCCTTTTCCACCAGACTGCGCCTGCACCAGACGCGGCAGGAG GTCGACAATGACGTACAAGATCTGCTGTCCAGCTTAGCACACCTAAGCCTTCACAAGACCTGA
- the thoc6 gene encoding THO complex subunit 6 homolog: MENLRKYYTVIYAQCFSPCNKYLVAASSYGEIAVFVASNFLSGDDEEYSREPFYKFAAHSGSIFALVMCDHFLISGASGEIFAWNWDKLKRRSAEKCWALSIPQGESIVQPEVNALVLSGKDSEQRLLIAGCGDNKIYVWDIETRVLLSTLARHTDYVHDLALASNNTQLYSAGEDGAVLCWDVRSLHREVFHIEPFKQEELQRPRFGKWIGCVALDAGDEWLLCGGGPNLCIWHVPTSSPATPLTDLARPAHVAHFYDDMVVAGGGEPNLYHWDFSGQLKAKIDTSASSLYSVVFHLDPPHKGLCAAGSSCKIEVCTNFLYRDFSLHF, encoded by the coding sequence ATGGAAAACTTGCGGAAGTATTACACAGTGATATATGCCCAGTGTTTTTCCCCTTGCAACAAGTACCTCGTGGCAGCGAGTAGTTACGGGGAGATTGCGGTCTTCGTAGCGTCCAACTTCTTGTCCGGCGATGACGAGGAATATTCCAGGGAGCCCTTCTACAAGTTCGCGGCGCACTCGGGCAGTATTTTCGCCCTGGTCATGTGCGACCACTTCTTGATCAGCGGAGCCAGCGGAGAGATATTTGCCTGGAACTGGGACAAGCTGAAGAGGAGGTCGGCCGAGAAGTGCTGGGCCCTCAGCATACCGCAGGGGGAAAGCATCGTCCAACCCGAAGTAAACGCCCTGGTTCTCTCCGGTAAAGACTCGGAGCAGAGGCTTCTCATCGCCGGCTGCGGAGACAACAAAATTTACGTCTGGGACATCGAGACGAGGGTGCTGCTGTCGACGCTCGCGAGACACACGGACTACGTTCACGACCTCGCTCTGGCGTCGAACAACACCCAGCTGTACTCTGCGGGCGAGGACGGTGCCGTCCTCTGCTGGGACGTGCGAAGCCTTCATCGGGAGGTTTTCCACATAGAACCGTTCAAGCAGGAGGAACTCCAGCGCCCGCGTTTCGGCAAGTGGATTGGCTGCGTCGCGCTGGACGCCGGCGACGAATGGCTCCTGTGTGGCGGCGGCCCCAACCTGTGCATCTGGCACGTCCCCACGTCGTCGCCTGCGACGCCGCTGACCGATCTCGCGAGGCCCGCGCACGTGGCCCACTTCTACGACGACATGGTGGTCGCAGGTGGTGGCGAGCCGAACCTCTACCACTGGGACTTCAGCGGTCAGCTCAAGGCGAAGATCGACACGTCGGCGTCGAGCTTGTACAGCGTCGTCTTTCACCTCGATCCCCCTCACAAGGGACTCTGTGCGGCAGGTTCGAGCTGCAAAATCGAAGTGTGCACAAATTTTCTCTACCGGGACTTCTCTTTGCACTTCTAG